A genomic window from Myxococcaceae bacterium includes:
- the secE gene encoding preprotein translocase subunit SecE gives MRSKSTWVLVFYVVATVLVGTVLTLATREVFGLFRVQDARLLGASFALSNLVGLSLALLIALYAAFLNLRARAFVEECIAELDKTAWPSWHETRAATLTVVIVSFIAALILGFFDSIFGWLSHHDFFLG, from the coding sequence ATGCGGTCCAAAAGTACGTGGGTATTGGTGTTTTATGTGGTGGCCACTGTCTTGGTGGGAACAGTTCTGACCCTTGCTACACGCGAGGTGTTTGGCTTATTTCGAGTGCAAGATGCTAGGTTATTGGGGGCTTCTTTTGCTCTGTCCAATCTGGTCGGTTTGAGCTTGGCTCTGCTGATCGCCCTATACGCAGCTTTTCTCAATTTGAGAGCCCGCGCTTTCGTGGAAGAATGCATTGCTGAGCTAGACAAAACAGCGTGGCCAAGTTGGCATGAAACCAGAGCAGCGACCTTAACCGTTGTGATCGTATCGTTCATTGCGGCGCTTATTTTAGGTTTTTTTGATTCAATTTTTGGCTGGTTATCTCACCATGATTTCTTTTTAGGGTAA